The Mustela erminea isolate mMusErm1 chromosome 10, mMusErm1.Pri, whole genome shotgun sequence genomic sequence GCCAAAATCTCTCAACAGtccaggaggggtgcctggcagtGGCTGTCCCTGCTCCCTGAGGTGAGGGCTGTGTTGTTTGGACAGCTGTATCGTGCAGGCTCTGAGCTGTGGGGAATGGTCAGTGGTCAGTTAGCAATGGGCCCAAGCAATGTCCCAGGCAGACAGGTGCTGACAGATCacatcttctcttctccctcccgaGACCTCAGATGTGGGACCACTGGCATCCTTAGTGGACCACTACAGGATGACGGTTTTTGAATGGCTCCTAATTGGAGGCTTCTCCTCCTAGTATGCTAGGATTCTAGGTAATGAGAAAAAGTGCAGCGGGTAATGGTCAGTTTTCTCTGGAGGCAAGAGTCCCATGGGCAGCTCCGACTGTCGCTGATCTACTTCTCCAACCATCTCTCCTCTGGCCAAGCCCCGGCGGGCTCCCCAGGGCTCTCCGCACAGCCCAAACCACCTTCCTGTGTGTCCCAGGTGTTTCTGGGAGCCCCTGGAGGTAGGGGCTCAGTGGCCCGTGTTTAGGAAGGGACTCTCGTTTCTCATAGCGAGCTGGGCCATGTCCAGCAAGGTCGGTTTGAGGGGCTATTGGGGGTCAACCGCAGGAGCTCATGGTTGGGATGAGGCTATGCCCCTGAACTTTGGCAGGGTCCTGACATCCCTTCTGCCAAGAATTCAGATTTGAAGCACTCGTCCCTGCACACGTGGCTGCCCGGTCCCTGATTCTAGCTCAGCATCCCACTGCCAGCAGAGCCGCATCCCAGGGCCCCCCACAGCCAGCAGAGCAGGGTGGCTTAGAATCCACCCCTCGCTGGCCAAATGCCCGAGCTGCCTGCACTCCCAGAAATGGCTCACAGAGTGGTGGGTAGGGAGTGCTTGTCGCTTCCCAGTTTTGCAGCAGTCTGGTAGAGGGGTAGCTAGACCCTGGTCTGAGGCACCTCGGGGATAGGCAGGGTCAGGACGGTGGGCAGGAGGGTGCCCCGCGGCGAGGGGAAGCTCTGCAGCTCCTTGGGCACAAACCTGGGCGAGATGTGGTCGGCCAGGAAGCACAGCATGCGCCGGCGGCCCACGCAGTAGACGAGGTCGCCCACCACGGCGCACTGGAAGGCATCCGGGTAGGGTGTCCGGTACGCGGCACACTCGTACCAGAGGCGGGCGCTGGCACTGCAGCGGTACACGCTGATGCCCAGGCTGCGATCGAGGTCAAAACGGTAGAGGAAGCCGTTGACTGCCACCATCTCGGCTGTGCGATCCTTGCCGCCCCCCGTGGCGCCCGCCTGCCAGCGCTGCTCCCGGGCTGAGAAGCGGAGCAGCAGGTAGCGCAGGGTGCCGCCCGTGACGAAGATGTCCCCTGCGCATGCCGTGGCGGTGTGTGCCAGGGCAAAGGTGTCGTTGGGGAGCGGGGGGACGAAGGTCCAGCGGTCCAGGCGGGGGTCGTAGCGTTCCACCGTGTTCAGACACTCCCCCCCGATGGCGTACAGGTGGCCGTCCAGGGCCACCAGCCGGCAGTGTGGCCGGGGCTGGTTGAGCGGGCACACCTCGCTCCAGATCGCTGTCAGCGGGTTGTAGCAGAAGACGCGGTTGGAGGGCTGGCTCCCGGACCCCTGGCAGCCGGACACCACGAAGAGGTAATTGAAGAGACTGCAGAGGGCACAGCCTCGGGACACGGCCTCGGGGGGCAGACAGGCCAGAGGGTGCCAGACATCCCGCTCATCATCATAGCAATGGAGACTGCCAGAGCCCTCCTGGGGGCACACATCGGCGACCACCAGGTGCTTGCGGCCCCGCAGCCGGCGCCCGAGGATCAGCTCCCGCTCAGTGCCGTTCAGGCACCCGTAGACGTCTGGGCTGCGCAGGACCTGGAGATAGTTGTCACTCATCACCTTGTAGGCTGCCTCCTGCAGCGCCTCTAGCTTCTGCCTCTTGGCCAAGGTCAGTACCTGGTAGCAGTTGCCCAGATCCAGGTGGACGTTGGGGGTGGAGCCAGGGGCCAGCGGGAGGTGGACGAAATTGGTCCTCGCCACCAGCTGCACGTGGGGCTCCCCACCGCTTCCGGCTGAGTTGGACCCCGGAGAAGCCCGGGGTAGGGGGAGGCCGGGCAAGGCTCTCCCGTCAGGGCAGGATGGAGTGGGGGCCCCAAAACCACTGAGCTGCAGCTGGAGCTCTGGGTTCTCCAGGATCTGGAGGAGGCTGTCCTTCCTGCTGAAGCCTTGCATAGAGGGCGGTGGCGCGGGCTGGGAGGATCCGGGTGATTCTGCTCCACCTTCCCGGTCAGCGGCATGGCTCCCTGAAGCTGCCCCTGCTCCCGGGGGTCCTGGTAGTGGCATGAGGGGTGGGGCCTCAGCCAGGGCAGCTGTTCTGCCGGCCAGCCTGCCCTTGGAGGTGGCCTGCGAGGTGGATTCCACATAGTAATCATACACCTTGCCCTTCAGCCTGGGCCCGACCCCCTCCACCTTCTCCTGCAGGAAATTCTCCTCCACACGCACCCGGGCCACCGACGCGTAGGTGTAGGAGGCGCTGGTGTTTCCCTCTTGCTGACGCACGGTCAGGCCCATGTCTGCAGCGGCCTGGAGGGCCCTGGCCTCCTCCCTGTGGTGCCACGCTCCCGAGGCTCGGGTGAAGACCCAGCTCTTGCTCGTGTAACTCTGGCCTTCCACGTGGGCTATCCAGGTGGTGGGGGTGGCTTCCTGCTCCAGGGGATGCCCCGGGAACCTACCATCCAGCCACAGGGCAGGCTCACTGCCCACACCGCCCCCATCCCCCGTGGTGAGGCCAGGGCGGGAGCTTTGGGACTCACTGcccagatgggggtgggggggcagctcAGGCTCACCGCCAGCAGCTGTTCCGGCTTCCCGGCCACTGTGGCGAGGAGGCCCCAGCTCAGAGTCTGGGCGCTGCCCATCACCTTCCTCACCAGCGCCTTTCTCCTCCGGCTCCTGAGCCTCGTGGGCTTCTGAGTCTTCTGGAGAGGGTTCTGTGGCCAGGACTTGGGAGTTCCCCTGATTCTCCCAGCCACGGCCTGGCTCCTCTCTGGTCCCCTTGCTTCCCCTCCGGTGTCTCAGCGCCCAGTGCGGTGCCCTGGGAGCAGCCTTCTGGACCGCAGGCTGCCCGGAGCCCTCGGCTTCCTCATTGGCCTCGGCCTTGGCGTTCCTGCCCCTCAGTGGGGCCTGGCTGGGCCTCGACTTGTACAGCCGGTAGGCCACGGTCAGCAGGAGCAGGGCAGCGGCGGACAGCACCACCTTGCCTGCCAGCTGCATGTCCAAATGCCAGTCCTGGGGCTCCGCTCCTCCTCTtccggggagcatgcttcccaaAGCCGACCTGGGGCTGGAGAATGTCAAGAATCCGATTAATGATTGCCCAATAGGGGCCGGTTCCTGCTTCCAGCGGGGTGAGCTGGAGGGGGGTTCTGGGCTGGCTCTGACCAGCCAGTGGCCGGTCAGCGGGGGAGAGTGGGAGCCAAGGTGACCTTGAGCTGGCAGACAGTGGCCACAGGGGCTCAGGGCCAGCAGATCTCGGCGCTGGCCTCCTTGGATCCTTCGACGCTTttcctgggggtgggagtgggggttgtGCCCCAGGGCTGAGCTTGTGATCAGCCACCCGAGCCAGCAGCCGCTGGAGGATGTTAGGAGTGTCCAGCTCGCACACAAAGAGGGAGGAAGCTCTCTTGACCCAAGAGTCACCCGATGCCAGGAAACGCACGGGGTTGGTTattacatgtgtgtgttttattttctctcttgcaAATCCACCGGGCTAGGAGGGTTGGGTGTGGTGAGTTGGGAGACAGGTGGAGCCGAGGCAGGTGTGGCCCGAGGGCCTCCCTGTCTGCTTCCTTCCTGACGGGGTCTGCCGGTCCCGGAGGTGAGGTCCGCAAGTAGCTGCGGGGAAGGCTGAGCCCGGGACTGCAGCCAAGCCACCGACGCAGCTTTGAAtgcctctgccctccttctggggcgcctgaggGCAGATGGGGAAAGCACCGGGAGTTAGTGCCCAGATCAGGGAGAGACGCGGGGCCGGCCCATCCTTGCCCTCGAAAACAGACAATGTTCTCCGGTGAGAGGCCAAAGGAGAGTCACCGGCCCCCATCTCACCAGGGCTGTGGGTTCCAGATCCAGACTGGCAACCTATCTCTGCCCCTTGTCAGCTGTGTGACCATAGGCAAgtgacttcccctctctgagcatGAATCTCTTTAACTGAAgacgggggtggggctggggaacaGCATATATACCTCATAAGGCTGTGACTGATGTGTGGACAGCCCACAGTGCTGAGCTCCACCTTGTGAAAGCTCATGAACTGTCCgccattcttcttcctctcctcctcctcctcctcctcctcctcggggtCATTACCACTCATGTGAATCGTCACCAGCTGAACCTGAAGCCCAGATCTAATTCGGCCCCTCCCCAGACCAAGGTCCTCTCAGGGCACCCAGAGGCCAGGGCAGGGCTCTCAGACTCGTGCTGCCGTCTGTCCGGGCCAGCAGGTCAGTGGCTGATCTGCCCAGCAGGTTGGGAGTGAGCTTCCCGCTCCCTCCCATGTGCGAATCCCAGCCTGCAGGGGGAACGCCGCACTCCCACGAGCTGGCTTCGAGCTCTCAAAATGACCGCTCCCTCCTCCGCCCCGAACCCAGTCTGTTTGGAAAAagtgaaatgaacaaatgaacacaggagcgaaattaaaagataattggAAGTCTGTATCGGGCTTCTGGGAGGGTGCGTGCGTGCCGCCAGTCTGGGCTCTCGGTGCCGGCAGGACAAATTGAGAAGTCTGGGGTTGGCTCAGGGGGTGGGTAAACAGTCGGAGCTGAATGCGTGCCATGCAAATAATCAGGCCCATCTTCCAGGGATTGGCTTTGAATTCGGTGGTGTTTGTCCCTCCCCTGGTCTGCTCAGCACCAAGGGTCAGCGTTTCCCAGGAGGACATCAACCCCACGTGAGGCCCTGAGTTGGGGGGCCCGAGGCGGGGAGGAGGTGGCCGCAGGGAGGACTGTGGCCTCTCACACGCACACAGACAGGCACGCACGCCCCCGTGTGCACACACCCCCATGGGCACGGgggtgtgcacatgtgcacacacacgagGGAGAGGGTAGAGCTTCTGAGTCCGGAAGAGTCAGCGATAAAAGGATCCTGCTCTGATAGATGCGGAGGCCAAGGCCTAGGGAGGGAAAGTCTGTGCAGCTGGGCCTGGAACACAGGGCACCTGACTGGGCCCCTGGGGGTGGACGAGGAGGTCAGGGACACAGTCCTACTCATCCAGAGGCACACGGTAAGTATTCGGTAGTGCAAGGATGGTTCTTCACGTGTACCAGGGGCCTTCCCTCGACAAACTCTCCTCGACACACGATGGGCTTCCTTACACTCGGCACCCCcaggccgccccctcccccacaaccggCTGGCGTGGACCGACCGCCACGTCCACACGGCTTGTTTAATGTGCAATATTTCCATTCTGCCTGGGGAATAGTCACTCTCCCAACCCCACCAGCCTGGCTGCCATCCCCCCAGGACCCCCTCTGTCCACTCTGCTGTTCGTGGACTAGAGGCTTAGTATCACAAGGGTCCTCAAGCCATGTGACAGTGCCCTGCCTTACCAGGCTGTAAAATTTAGAATATTCCCCTGGGCATTGCTGCCCCCTGGGCCCATGTTGAGCTCCATCTAGGGAGGTCGGCACCCTAGTTAAGGGACAGAGGCTACCATCTTGGTCAGGAATCTGAGACAGTCCAGGTGAGGCCCCACTGGGCCCCTGGTGAACCCGCCAGGATGAACGCCACTGGCCGAGCCTCCAGTGCCTGGTCGCCCGTCCCATCCAGCCTCCTACTCACGTGACGGCCACAAAGCACTCTTGTGGTTGTTATAGGCACAGCCTGTGACCCACCCTTCTGATTCTTCTGCCCTGTGTGGTCGGCACCGTCACCCTTACTTTACAGGTGAGGGCAGCCGAGCTCCCAAGAGGTGAGGTGACCTTGCCTGGGTCCCACGGCCGGTGAGTAGAATGCAGGTGGGGCTCAGGTCTGTCTGCTCTTTGACGTTGGCCCTGCACTGGCAGCCTACCTTGTTGTCTGCGACCAAAGTTGACCTCCACAGAAACCCGGGGAAGCAaccattgttttccaaagagacAGGTCCCTGCTGTTCCCTTCCGTTGTGGGACAAGgggaggccagggctgggtgCTGCCAGGGTTTTGGAGATGGCACGGTGTGCCGTAGTCACCAGGAAAGGGAGTTTCAAAGAGTCAGGAATGCCAAGGGCATAAAGAAATGTCCTACTTACAATTCCACTGCATAGACCATTAGGAAGTGGAATAATGGCCTTTGAAACGTGCCTGTGAACTTGATGGGGAAATTGAACGTGAAACGATTCATGGGTGCCGCTGGAGATGGCAGCGTGCGTCCTGATTTCTGCTCCCGGGGCGGGATGAGCAGAGGCGGGGGGGGAACATCCCGGTGTTGGAGTACGCGGCATACCCACTGCCTGTGTGCGAGGATAGAGGGCCCAGCTGGTAATAACAGTAGAAGGACTAAGAGCCAATATTTCGCGGGTGCCCATTCCATGCCCGGCCCTGGGCACTGCTGAGGCTGTGGGCACTGTCTCCTTCCACCTGGTCACCCGCACTCTAGCGGGCGTAAGACCCATTCTagaggtgaggacactgaggcccagttTCTTGCCCAAGGCTAAGTCTGTTCTACCCCAAGGCCATTTTCCAGAAACCCTTGTTAGCGTGCAGGacctcagccccctccccaacctAGAATCTTCCTGCTAACCAGATCCCTGCAGGGAAGCACTGTAAGTACTTGGATCGGTACCCTGCCCACCTGTAGTCCCAACTGCATGACCTTGAATAGCCTCAAGACAATGTGGGTTCTCCCACCCCAGGTCAGAGAGAGGTCCCATGTGTGTCACTGCCCCGTGGCACCTGAGCTCTTGTGATAACCTTAATAGACATCACCATGGTTTCTGATTGTCCAAATCTCTGtgactctgcttccttctctctccaatGGGTGTGGCACCATTGGGACTATTGTCAGAAAACACGTTAGGACGCCTAGGAGGACACCTGCTGCAGGGACGTATTGGGGAGCTCTAAATGTTTATAGAATATATTGGCAGATCAGAAGAGAAGCCATCATGGTTGAGGGCTGGAGGTGTGCCTTGCTCTGAAGTATTGCAGAGACAGGTTCTCATCTAAGCAAATTTCTGCAACCTTCCCAAGCAGGTGGGGgttatccctgttttacaagGAAGGAGCCCAGAGGGGTTAAGTTATtttcccaaagccacacagctaggaaatgATGGACCCGAGCTTCCAACCAGGCAACTTTATGTCTAAGGGCCTTGCTTCCGGCCAGGCTGTCTTGCTCTCCTGTCATTGTTCCTACCTCCTCCTCCTGTGGGATTCCTAATAGTTACTAGTCTGGCATGTCCTACCAGAGGCAGTGAGACCTCTGGGCCCGGCTGTCCCCAGAACCCCATCCTAGCAGTTCATGGCTCTCTCCACGTGCAGTCTCCAGGATGTCCTGTGGCTCGCTACAGCCTCCCCTATCAAATCTAAATGCCTCAGCCTGTTCTCCAAGGTCCCTTTGACGGCCCAACCTCATTTGTCACTGTGCCCAAACACCCGTTCTGCTCCAACCAAGCTCATCCGTTTACTGTCCCCTCGTCCCTGCTGTCGCACGGGCCATTTCTCCCACTCACGGCGTGCTTGCCCATACCTCTGCCATTCTGCTCACTTTCGCAAAACCCCAGATCGAAACTGGGCCTTCTCCACGGGGACTCAAGCCATAGTAACAGTTTTTCACTCTCTCTGGGTCACAGGTTTCTCTGAGGCACCCCTGGAAGTTACAGACCCATGTTTAAGAAATGCATATacaaatgcctgggtggctcagtgggttaagcctctgtctttggctcagatca encodes the following:
- the KLHDC7A gene encoding kelch domain-containing protein 7A, with translation MLPGRGGAEPQDWHLDMQLAGKVVLSAAALLLLTVAYRLYKSRPSQAPLRGRNAKAEANEEAEGSGQPAVQKAAPRAPHWALRHRRGSKGTREEPGRGWENQGNSQVLATEPSPEDSEAHEAQEPEEKGAGEEGDGQRPDSELGPPRHSGREAGTAAGGEPELPPHPHLGSESQSSRPGLTTGDGGGVGSEPALWLDGRFPGHPLEQEATPTTWIAHVEGQSYTSKSWVFTRASGAWHHREEARALQAAADMGLTVRQQEGNTSASYTYASVARVRVEENFLQEKVEGVGPRLKGKVYDYYVESTSQATSKGRLAGRTAALAEAPPLMPLPGPPGAGAASGSHAADREGGAESPGSSQPAPPPSMQGFSRKDSLLQILENPELQLQLSGFGAPTPSCPDGRALPGLPLPRASPGSNSAGSGGEPHVQLVARTNFVHLPLAPGSTPNVHLDLGNCYQVLTLAKRQKLEALQEAAYKVMSDNYLQVLRSPDVYGCLNGTERELILGRRLRGRKHLVVADVCPQEGSGSLHCYDDERDVWHPLACLPPEAVSRGCALCSLFNYLFVVSGCQGSGSQPSNRVFCYNPLTAIWSEVCPLNQPRPHCRLVALDGHLYAIGGECLNTVERYDPRLDRWTFVPPLPNDTFALAHTATACAGDIFVTGGTLRYLLLRFSAREQRWQAGATGGGKDRTAEMVAVNGFLYRFDLDRSLGISVYRCSASARLWYECAAYRTPYPDAFQCAVVGDLVYCVGRRRMLCFLADHISPRFVPKELQSFPSPRGTLLPTVLTLPIPEVPQTRV